In a genomic window of Telopea speciosissima isolate NSW1024214 ecotype Mountain lineage chromosome 5, Tspe_v1, whole genome shotgun sequence:
- the LOC122661760 gene encoding serine/threonine-protein kinase WAG1-like, with the protein MDDDTIFPSDTDLDFSFTSSTSNTSTDCRTYTSSSARSSLTLSFNDSRLSTTSNTGARPANYSSNPHWSAINAATNLSSDGSLHLRHLKLIRHIGTGNLGRVFLCRLKDSYDGVNFALKVVDKDALTPKKLSHVQMESQVLSIVDHPFLPTLYAHLEVSHYSCLLMDYCPGGDLHALLRKQPENRFRVNTVRFFAAEILVALEYLHAQGVVYRDLKPENVLIRDDGHIMLSDFDLCFNADVVPTIETTTSVFVGSTKFKRKKSRYPGYCYGCFRGKRRRWRMEEEQKVELKREFVAEPTAAFSKSCVGTHEYLAPELVSGNGHGNGVDWWAFGVFVHELLYGQTPFKGATKEATLRNIASSRPFRSTPESDATVVRVGEEGEEEARDLIQRLLVKDPRGRLGCAKGATDIKKHHFFDGIKWPLIRTYRPPEEVRGLLGLRRKSTHVSSRVSATSSSSSSSSSRRKRWSTWSWKGLGDFLGSKRVSKMT; encoded by the coding sequence ATGGATGATGATACCATTTTTCCTTCAGATACCGATCTAGACTTCAGCTTCACCAGCTCTACTTCCAATACCTCCACCGATTGCCGCACCTACACCTCATCTAGTGCTCGTAGCAGTCTCACCCTCAGCTTCAACGATTCTCGCCTCTCCACCACCTCCAACACCGGAGCACGACCGGCCAACTACAGTTCTAACCCACATTGGTCTGCTATCAACGCGGCCACCAACCTCTCCTCCGACGGCTCCTTGCACCTACGCCACCTCAAGCTCATCCGCCACATCGGCACCGGCAACCTTGGCCGTGTCTTCCTCTGCCGTCTTAAGGACTCGTACGATGGCGTTAACTTCGCCCTCAAGGTCGTCGACAAAGATGCCCTTACACCCAAGAAGCTCTCTCACGTGCAGATGGAATCCCAAGTTCTCTCCATCGTCGATCACCCTTTCCTTCCAACTCTCTACGCGCATCTCGAGGTTTCACATTACTCTTGTTTGCTGATGGATTACTGCCCTGGTGGGGACCTCCACGCCTTACTCCGTAAACAACCGGAGAATCGTTTCCGAGTTAACACGGTTAGGTTTTTTGCTGCGGAGATTCTGGTGGCGTTGGAATATCTACACGCGCAGGGAGTGGTTTACCGAGATCTGAAGCCAGAGAACGTTTTGATTAGAGATGATGGGCACATAATGTTGTCGGACTTTGACTTGTGTTTCAATGCCGATGTGGTCCCCACCATCGAAACCACCACGTCAGTGTTTGTTGGGTCAACCAAGTTTAAGAGGAAAAAGAGCCGTTATCCGGGTTACTGTTACGGATGTTTCCGAGGGAAGCGGCGCCGCTGGAGAATGGAGGAGGAGCAGAAAGTGGAACTGAAGAGAGAGTTTGTGGCGGAGCCCACGGCGGCGTTCTCGAAATCGTGCGTGGGAACACACGAATATCTCGCGCCGGAATTGGTGAGTGGTAACGGTCACGGTAACGGAGTCGACTGGTGGGCCTTTGGGGTGTTCGTGCACGAGCTATTGTACGGGCAGACGCCGTTTAAGGGTGCTACTAAAGAGGCTACACTGCGCAATATAGCGTCGTCCAGGCCATTTAGGTCCACGCCGGAGAGTGACGCGACGGTGGTAAGGGTTGGGgaggaaggggaagaggagGCCAGAGATCTTATACAGAGGTTGCTAGTGAAGGACCCGAGAGGGAGGCTAGGGTGCGCCAAGGGTGCCACTGATATCAAGAAGCACCATTTCTTCGATGGGATTAAGTGGCCATTGATACGCACGTATAGACCACCAGAGGAGGTTCGTGGTTTGCTAGGGTTGAGAAGGAAATCGACGCATGTGAGTAGTAGGGTTTCTGcaacttcttcttcatcttcatcttcctcgTCAAGGAGAAAACGTTGGTCGACTTGGAGTTGGAAGGGTTTGGGAGATTTTCTGGGGTCGAAGAGGGTTTCCAAAATGACTTAA
- the LOC122661259 gene encoding double-stranded RNA-binding protein 1-like produces the protein MSPSNGFEGVPKCYIFKSRLQEYAQKTGIPTPVYETTKEGPSHEPSFRSTVIVNDVKYDSLPGFFNRKAAEQSAAEIALMGLAESGNLGECISNPLHESGLCKNLLQEYAQKMNYAIPSYVCERVETPGKVSSFTCTIEIGGIQYIGAAARTKKEAEIKAARTALLAIQAHAGGPEVRPTDSSQYTVVPCKKKGTESTNAQQETTKALKPKKTGFKKKWKKFGKNKGNETKLNQNEQATDIAESESAGKAEDTTMEMFGEDQGVQHMGSKLHQNAESGFQAKDSGMLVVQANQNSQNPECGVSDPTNGHTEIFGLLPAQNTAGVQVGNSGPLVADVIGNSQVAEPMNLNFKQNRQGTSSLGILPAVQLEDLKAFVTGGHRVSGTGPATSMVISLNTATKAPVVMGVNPLAKDNGNGQ, from the exons GTGTACCTAAGTGCTATATATTTAAAAGCCGGTTACAAGAATATGCACAGAAGACAGGGATTCCTACTCCTGTTTACGAGACTACAAAGGAAGGGCCTTCCCATGAGCCTAGCTTCAGGTCCACAGTGATTGTGAACGACGTCAAATATGATTCTCTGCCTGGCTTTTTCAATCGTAAGGCGGCGGAACAGTCAGCTGCAGAAATTGCTCTTATGGGATTAGCTGAATCGGGGAACTTGGGGGAATGCATCTCAAACCCATTG CACGAATCAGGTTTGTGCAAAAATCTACTCCAGGAATATGCACAGAAGATGAATTACGCGATTCCATCATATGTGTGTGAAAGAGTTGAGACACCAGGAAAAGTGTCATCATTTACTTGCACTATTGAGATTGGGGGGATTCAATATATTGGAGCTGCAGCCAGAACAAAAAAGGAAGCTGAAATCAAAGCAGCACGAACTGCTCTGTTAGCAATCCAGGCACATGCTGGAGGACCTGAAGTGCGGCCGACTGACAGCTCTCAGTACACAGTTGTCCCATGCAAGAAAAAGGGTACCGAGTCAACTAACGCACAGCAAGAAACTACAAAAGCTCTCAAACCAAAGAAGACTGGTTTCaagaagaaatggaagaaatTCGGCAAAAACAAAGGCAATGAAACAAAACTCAACCAAAATGAGCAGGCAACTGATATTGCAGAAAGTGAATCTGCTGGAAAGGCTGAAGATACAACAATGGAGATGTTCGGGGAAGATCAGGGAGTGCAGCACATGGGATCAAAACTTCATCAAAATGCTGAATCTGGGTTCCAAGCCAAGGATTCTGGAATGCTGGTTGTGCAAGCAAATCAGAATTCTCAAAACCCAGAGTGTGGAGTATCAGATCCTACTAATGGACACACTGAAATCTTTGGTTTGCTGCCTGCGCAGAATACAGCTGGAGTTCAAGTTGGGAATTCAGGACCTCTGGTTGCAGATGTAATTGGTAATTCTCAAGTTGCAGAGCCTATGAACTTGAATTTTAAGCAAAATAGACAAGGAACCTCTAGCCTTGGAATCCTACCAGCAGTCCAATTAGAAGATCTAAAGGCATTTGTCACGGGAGGGCATAGAGTCTCTGGAACTGGGCCAGCAACTTCAATGGTGATCAGTTTAAACACTGCAACGAAGGCACCAGTTGTCATGGGTGTCAATCCTTTAGCCAAAGATAATGGGAATGGGCAGTAG